From Candidatus Vondammii sp. HM_W22, one genomic window encodes:
- the mdh gene encoding malate dehydrogenase: MPRKKISLVGGGQIGGILALIAAQKELGDITIVDLPQLEDPMKGKALDLMALRPHDGYDVNISGSGDYAAITGSDLVIITAGLARKPGMTREDLLEINLKIIESVAKQIKQHAPDAFVILTTNPLDAIVYAFHKYSGFSKQQVVGMAGSLDSGRFKAFIAMETGLSVQDVSGMVMGGHGPAMIPLIRTASVGGIPLVDLLTTEQIDAIVKRTQQAGTEIVKLLGNGSAFYSPAAAVIEMAEAYIKDKKRVIPCAALCEGEYDIDGYFVGVPCIIGSGGVEKVIEFDLTPEEQSQLEKTIEAVKKTVEETGI, from the coding sequence ATGCCCAGAAAAAAGATTTCTCTAGTTGGCGGTGGCCAGATTGGCGGCATACTCGCCCTAATTGCCGCACAAAAAGAGCTCGGCGATATCACCATCGTCGATCTTCCACAGCTGGAAGACCCGATGAAGGGAAAAGCGCTGGACCTGATGGCGCTACGCCCGCACGATGGATATGACGTTAATATCTCAGGTAGTGGCGACTACGCGGCCATTACAGGCTCAGATCTCGTCATTATCACTGCCGGCCTAGCCAGAAAACCGGGAATGACCAGGGAGGATCTTCTTGAAATCAATCTTAAGATTATCGAAAGTGTTGCGAAACAGATCAAACAACACGCCCCTGACGCCTTCGTCATTCTCACGACAAACCCCCTGGACGCCATCGTCTACGCATTCCATAAGTACTCAGGCTTTTCCAAACAGCAAGTGGTAGGCATGGCCGGGAGTCTCGACTCAGGCCGGTTCAAAGCATTTATTGCGATGGAGACCGGGCTCTCTGTACAGGATGTATCCGGCATGGTCATGGGTGGCCATGGACCCGCCATGATCCCCCTGATCCGTACCGCCAGCGTCGGCGGTATCCCTCTCGTAGACCTACTGACAACAGAACAGATTGACGCCATCGTCAAGCGCACCCAGCAGGCGGGAACCGAAATTGTCAAACTACTGGGGAACGGAAGTGCCTTTTACAGCCCGGCAGCGGCCGTGATAGAGATGGCGGAAGCCTACATAAAGGACAAAAAACGCGTCATACCCTGTGCTGCACTTTGCGAAGGTGAATATGACATCGATGGTTATTTTGTCGGTGTCCCGTGCATTATCGGCAGTGGCGGTGTTGAAAAAGTGATTGAATTTGATCTCACACCTGAAGAGCAGAGCCAACTTGAGAAAACCATTGAAGCAGTTAAAAAGACTGTGGAAGAGACAGGCATCTAG
- a CDS encoding ATP citrate lyase citrate-binding domain-containing protein encodes MQITGMYWGAKLLKYVDFPTSEVLGPEATNEQIKVLIERHGEIFIKPMFKGGVGKKGKAGLLGRASDLPTAMKEKSRLYFAEHLHNNTFSKAEGVTFEGSVPAEQEIYFSLTDSTEFRAPMITLTHHGGMDIEELPADKIARIPFDPLTGLKGFVISNALRKIGAPKKLVSPLVQNLPKLWDLFHNYGMTTLELNPIRMKPSKNGRLLPIACDFKCAFDDNDPNVRRLGLPEDLDTSSYSDFELEVNQLRTYQGQSDVFVINDQGSITTMTFGGGANALVTELLGDAATISSDFGGNPPYAKMHDISRIVYKYWLEQSNVLFIIGGKANNTDIYETFRAMADALRDHFNTYGHQPLYVVVGRGGPNLIRGMGYLRDTLDALGLPYHMFGYDSAMSEVVNFAQSADDWMKQGGREIVAKKMGIA; translated from the coding sequence ATGCAGATTACTGGCATGTATTGGGGTGCAAAACTCCTCAAATACGTTGACTTCCCCACCTCTGAGGTGCTTGGGCCAGAGGCCACAAACGAGCAGATCAAGGTGCTGATAGAACGCCATGGAGAAATATTCATCAAACCAATGTTCAAGGGCGGCGTAGGCAAAAAGGGCAAAGCGGGCCTGCTCGGCAGAGCCAGCGATCTACCCACAGCGATGAAAGAGAAATCACGTCTCTATTTCGCTGAACATCTCCACAACAACACCTTCTCCAAGGCCGAAGGTGTCACCTTCGAAGGGAGTGTGCCGGCAGAGCAAGAGATCTACTTCTCACTCACCGACAGCACCGAGTTCCGGGCACCAATGATCACCCTGACTCACCACGGCGGCATGGATATCGAGGAACTCCCTGCAGACAAGATAGCACGCATCCCTTTTGATCCACTCACCGGACTCAAGGGCTTTGTTATCTCCAACGCCCTGCGTAAAATCGGTGCACCAAAAAAGCTGGTAAGTCCACTGGTGCAGAATCTGCCAAAACTTTGGGACTTGTTCCATAACTACGGCATGACCACCCTGGAACTCAACCCGATCAGGATGAAGCCAAGCAAGAACGGCCGGCTACTGCCGATTGCCTGTGACTTCAAATGCGCCTTCGATGATAATGACCCCAACGTCAGACGATTGGGCCTGCCGGAAGATCTGGATACCTCAAGCTACTCCGATTTCGAGCTGGAGGTGAATCAACTTCGCACTTACCAGGGCCAATCTGACGTCTTCGTCATTAATGATCAGGGCAGCATCACCACCATGACTTTCGGCGGCGGGGCCAACGCCCTGGTGACCGAACTGCTGGGTGACGCTGCAACCATCTCCTCGGACTTCGGCGGCAACCCGCCCTATGCCAAGATGCATGACATCAGCCGAATCGTCTACAAGTATTGGCTGGAACAGTCCAACGTCCTGTTCATTATCGGCGGTAAAGCCAACAATACCGATATCTATGAAACCTTCCGCGCCATGGCCGATGCCCTGCGCGACCATTTCAATACCTACGGCCACCAACCGCTCTATGTGGTGGTCGGTCGCGGCGGACCCAACCTGATCCGCGGCATGGGTTATCTACGCGACACCTTGGATGCCCTGGGCCTGCCATATCACATGTTCGGATACGACTCAGCGATGAGTGAAGTGGTCAACTTTGCACAATCCGCTGATGACTGGATGAAGCAGGGCGGTCGGGAAATCGTCGCGAAGAAAATGGGCATTGCCTAG
- a CDS encoding CoA-binding protein, whose amino-acid sequence MHPEGVKAFPHYYVGIDSLADFAVKEDRVCVLNITGGESRGVTPISHVYSGGNIICGTAPGRSGSVMKTAAGEIPIYDNVTEAVDDGCEFNTVVVYLPPAGVRDGVIEAVRADPNLKRIIILTEKVPVRDARVIRAIGQMHGIDIFGGNCLGIADAHNHVRIGGALGGNAPEESLLPGSVAIFSNSGNFTTTIAVYLATGGWGSTVSLSSGKDIYIHYSAPEWTNAFHNDERSTSAVMYIEPGGYYERDLEFDKPVVACVVGRWKAKLTKACGHAGAIAGSGDNASAKEAWFMEKFAVDEIFTPENPVCSEKGAVVINISHIPLAMTAVMAKRGVNPDFGPVGDLSMKCWFSNTQGIDLPPELNPSVVTALEPYDQQIAGLDDQVGVVFPRQVMKDTSGASMMDPKTQVSKIHGTSVLDASTHSFEENLVQSLIREYPNANSTTLANTALNAFINQHGHIGLAAADAAREAGNSPNTALSAAVAMLGPSKVEASRATVKTLVNLFKKSGLEDPANVNFDFRSQLEEALTGEARELLISDAKCSHGAAIMDAIEGSGAHSLFIDFLKALADKSGGCIRGQVVLGAITTHLAWSALMRKRINLSTTVNMPWHFRLFSTLVGSAASAEQQSANEFCGISNGKLMNSWSFSETAHLALFGRRPSEGELYAFSVLLGLIVTNGPGTISAQGAKGAVSADGPEAPERVQINKGYIGFLTHTGYAHGGNGFEAIAFLVDRFRDSSLTDPGADDHGLNLKEMATSYAKEYRAYKKQAKAEGNPSYAKIPCVNHPVFKGEPVNFDPREVFVNDLLKNRSNYNVFLEFYHELVQALFDTGVSRNVYCVNVDAVIAVILLKMLWQPYAKGEISNNTMESAAFTTFLFGRMIGSAAEIDDHTNRGRNMDTRTAASRCSYAG is encoded by the coding sequence ATGCATCCAGAAGGCGTAAAAGCATTTCCCCACTACTACGTGGGTATAGATTCACTGGCGGATTTCGCCGTGAAGGAGGACCGGGTCTGCGTCCTCAACATTACCGGTGGCGAAAGCCGTGGTGTCACGCCGATCAGCCATGTCTACTCCGGTGGCAACATCATCTGCGGAACCGCTCCTGGCCGCTCCGGCTCGGTAATGAAGACGGCGGCAGGCGAGATACCGATCTATGACAACGTAACCGAGGCGGTGGATGATGGTTGCGAGTTCAACACCGTAGTGGTCTACCTGCCCCCTGCCGGGGTCCGTGATGGCGTCATCGAAGCCGTACGAGCCGATCCCAACCTAAAACGAATCATCATACTCACGGAAAAAGTACCGGTGCGCGATGCCCGGGTGATCCGCGCCATTGGTCAGATGCACGGTATCGATATCTTTGGCGGCAACTGCCTGGGAATTGCCGATGCCCATAACCACGTTCGCATCGGGGGCGCCCTTGGTGGCAATGCCCCCGAAGAGTCCCTGCTCCCGGGCTCGGTTGCCATCTTTTCCAACTCCGGTAACTTCACTACCACCATCGCAGTCTATCTGGCCACCGGCGGATGGGGCAGCACCGTCTCACTCTCCTCCGGTAAGGACATCTACATTCACTACTCGGCACCGGAATGGACCAATGCATTCCATAACGACGAGCGTTCCACCTCGGCTGTCATGTACATCGAGCCGGGCGGTTACTATGAACGTGATCTGGAATTCGACAAACCGGTGGTGGCCTGCGTGGTCGGCCGCTGGAAGGCAAAGCTGACCAAGGCCTGCGGCCATGCAGGTGCCATCGCGGGCAGCGGCGACAACGCCTCCGCCAAAGAGGCCTGGTTCATGGAGAAATTCGCTGTTGATGAGATATTCACACCGGAGAATCCTGTTTGCTCGGAAAAAGGGGCAGTGGTCATCAATATATCCCACATCCCCCTCGCCATGACTGCGGTTATGGCAAAGCGTGGAGTAAATCCCGATTTTGGACCGGTCGGCGACCTCTCGATGAAATGCTGGTTCAGCAACACCCAGGGGATTGATCTGCCACCCGAGCTGAACCCATCGGTGGTGACGGCACTGGAGCCCTACGATCAGCAGATTGCCGGATTGGATGACCAGGTGGGCGTGGTATTCCCGCGTCAAGTAATGAAAGACACTTCCGGCGCCTCGATGATGGATCCAAAAACCCAGGTATCGAAAATCCACGGCACCAGCGTACTGGATGCGTCCACCCACAGTTTCGAAGAGAATCTGGTACAGAGCCTGATACGAGAGTACCCCAACGCCAACAGCACCACTCTGGCCAACACCGCACTGAACGCCTTCATCAATCAGCATGGCCATATCGGGCTGGCCGCCGCTGATGCCGCACGCGAGGCCGGCAACAGCCCCAATACGGCATTGTCCGCCGCTGTCGCAATGCTCGGGCCCAGCAAGGTAGAGGCGTCCCGCGCTACCGTCAAAACCCTGGTGAATCTATTCAAGAAGAGCGGCCTGGAAGATCCTGCCAATGTGAATTTCGACTTCCGCAGCCAATTGGAAGAGGCATTGACCGGCGAAGCCAGGGAGCTGCTGATTTCTGATGCAAAATGCAGCCATGGTGCAGCCATCATGGATGCTATTGAAGGGAGCGGCGCCCACTCTCTATTCATCGACTTTCTTAAGGCCCTGGCTGACAAGAGCGGAGGCTGCATCCGAGGGCAGGTTGTACTGGGCGCTATCACCACCCATCTGGCCTGGAGCGCGTTGATGCGCAAACGGATCAACCTCTCAACCACGGTGAACATGCCATGGCACTTTCGACTGTTCAGCACCCTGGTCGGCTCGGCTGCCAGCGCCGAACAGCAGTCAGCCAACGAATTTTGTGGTATCTCTAATGGCAAGCTGATGAACAGCTGGAGCTTCTCTGAGACCGCCCATCTGGCACTGTTTGGCAGACGGCCAAGCGAAGGTGAATTGTACGCATTCTCCGTGCTGCTGGGACTGATTGTCACCAATGGCCCCGGCACCATCTCCGCCCAAGGTGCCAAAGGCGCAGTCAGTGCCGATGGCCCGGAGGCACCGGAGCGAGTCCAGATCAACAAGGGTTACATCGGTTTTCTTACCCACACCGGTTACGCCCATGGCGGCAACGGTTTCGAGGCTATCGCTTTTCTTGTCGATCGTTTCCGCGACTCCAGCCTGACTGACCCCGGTGCCGATGACCATGGTCTGAATCTGAAAGAAATGGCGACCAGCTACGCCAAAGAGTACCGGGCGTACAAAAAACAGGCCAAAGCCGAAGGCAACCCATCCTATGCCAAGATCCCCTGCGTCAATCACCCGGTTTTCAAGGGTGAGCCAGTTAACTTCGATCCGAGGGAGGTCTTCGTCAACGATCTTCTGAAAAATCGCAGTAACTACAACGTCTTCCTCGAGTTCTATCATGAGTTGGTGCAGGCACTATTTGACACAGGTGTCAGCCGCAATGTCTACTGCGTCAATGTGGATGCGGTAATCGCGGTGATCCTACTGAAAATGTTGTGGCAACCCTATGCCAAGGGTGAGATCAGTAACAACACCATGGAATCTGCTGCATTTACCACCTTCCTGTTCGGACGTATGATCGGCAGTGCCGCCGAGATTGATGACCATACCAATCGCGGTCGAAACATGGATACACGTACAGCGGCCAGTCGGTGCAGTTACGCTGGCTAA
- a CDS encoding NADP-dependent isocitrate dehydrogenase, with amino-acid sequence MSKIIWTKTDEAPALATYSLLPIIKIFTRAAGVEVEARDISLAGRIIANFPDNLTDDQKIPDELTALGKLAKRPEANIIKLPNISASIPQLKAAIKELHEKGYNLPDYPESPQTDAEKELKARYAKILGSAVNPVLREGNSDRRAPGAVKNFAKKYPHSMGAWSPDSKSHVATMSSGDFAANEKSITLTEVINVKIEFVGVDGQITVLKKSTPLEAGEVVDATFMSKNALTTFLKDQMEDANQQGVLFSLHLKATMMKVSDPMIFGHAVRVFYKDVIEKHADTIEKLGVNFNNGLGDLYNKIENLPADKMAEIEADIQQQYKSRPAIAMVDSDKGITNLHVPSDIIIDASMPAAIRASGQMWGPDGKQHDTKFVIPDHSYSPLYQATIDDCIANGALDPTTMGTVPNVGLMAKKAEEYGSHPTTFESPGNGTIRIVDANGNTVHEHAVEEGDIWRMVMVKDAPIQDWVKLAVTRARATGWPAIFWLDEDRAHHVELKKKVDQYLQDHDTSGLDIRIMSVYEATKLSIERMREGKNTISVTGNVLRDYNTDLFPILEVGTSAKMLSIVPLMNGGGLFETGAGGSAPKHVQQLVKENHLRWDSLGEFLALVPSLEHLSNLTKNAKAQILADTLDQATSKLLDNGKGPSRKCGELDNRGSHFYLAMYWAEALAEQTKDTELQAKFVTLTKELVANEEKIVEELNSVQGQPVDLGAYYCPDEETMTGIMRPSTTFNAIMDALG; translated from the coding sequence ATGTCAAAAATCATTTGGACAAAAACTGATGAAGCACCCGCGCTGGCAACCTACTCGTTGCTTCCTATCATCAAGATATTTACCAGGGCGGCGGGCGTTGAAGTTGAGGCAAGAGACATCTCCCTTGCTGGCCGAATTATTGCAAATTTTCCTGATAATCTGACGGATGACCAGAAAATACCGGATGAACTGACTGCATTGGGTAAATTGGCAAAGAGACCCGAGGCCAATATCATCAAACTGCCTAATATCAGTGCCTCTATTCCCCAGCTAAAAGCTGCCATCAAAGAGTTGCATGAAAAGGGCTATAACCTGCCGGATTATCCGGAGAGTCCGCAAACCGATGCGGAGAAAGAGCTTAAAGCCCGTTATGCAAAAATCCTCGGCAGTGCCGTAAACCCGGTCCTGAGGGAGGGCAACTCAGACCGCAGGGCACCTGGCGCAGTCAAGAATTTCGCCAAAAAATATCCACACTCCATGGGAGCATGGAGCCCTGACTCAAAATCCCATGTCGCCACCATGAGCAGTGGCGATTTCGCTGCCAATGAAAAATCCATCACCCTGACCGAAGTGATCAATGTGAAGATTGAATTCGTCGGAGTAGATGGCCAGATTACGGTTCTGAAAAAGAGCACCCCACTCGAGGCAGGCGAAGTGGTTGATGCCACCTTTATGAGCAAGAATGCCCTGACCACTTTTCTCAAGGACCAGATGGAAGATGCCAATCAGCAGGGTGTGCTGTTCTCTCTGCACCTGAAAGCCACCATGATGAAAGTCTCCGACCCGATGATTTTTGGCCATGCGGTCAGAGTCTTCTACAAAGATGTTATTGAGAAGCACGCAGACACCATTGAGAAGCTGGGCGTTAATTTCAACAACGGCCTAGGAGACCTCTACAACAAGATCGAAAATCTACCAGCCGACAAGATGGCGGAGATCGAGGCGGACATTCAGCAGCAGTACAAGAGCCGTCCCGCTATCGCCATGGTGGACTCCGACAAGGGCATCACCAACCTGCATGTGCCCAGCGACATCATTATTGACGCCTCCATGCCCGCCGCGATCCGCGCATCAGGACAGATGTGGGGCCCCGATGGCAAACAGCACGACACCAAGTTTGTCATTCCGGATCATAGCTACTCACCTCTCTATCAGGCGACAATTGATGACTGCATCGCCAATGGTGCCCTTGACCCAACCACGATGGGTACAGTTCCAAATGTGGGGCTGATGGCCAAGAAGGCAGAAGAGTACGGTTCTCACCCCACCACTTTTGAATCCCCGGGCAATGGAACCATCCGCATCGTCGATGCCAATGGCAACACCGTCCACGAACATGCCGTCGAGGAGGGTGACATCTGGCGCATGGTGATGGTAAAAGACGCACCGATCCAGGATTGGGTAAAACTGGCAGTAACCCGTGCCAGGGCGACTGGCTGGCCCGCTATTTTCTGGCTTGACGAGGACCGCGCACACCACGTAGAGCTAAAAAAGAAAGTGGACCAATACCTGCAGGATCACGACACCAGTGGACTGGATATCCGCATCATGTCCGTCTATGAGGCGACAAAACTCTCCATTGAGAGAATGCGTGAGGGTAAGAACACCATCTCCGTAACAGGTAACGTACTGCGTGACTACAACACAGATCTGTTTCCGATCCTTGAGGTGGGCACCAGTGCCAAGATGCTCTCCATCGTACCCCTGATGAATGGCGGCGGGCTGTTCGAAACCGGTGCAGGCGGTTCAGCACCGAAGCATGTTCAGCAGTTGGTAAAGGAGAATCATCTGCGTTGGGACTCTCTGGGCGAGTTTCTGGCCCTGGTACCCTCATTGGAGCACCTGAGCAACTTAACCAAAAATGCCAAAGCTCAGATCCTGGCGGATACTCTCGATCAGGCTACCAGTAAGCTTTTGGATAACGGTAAAGGACCATCACGCAAGTGTGGCGAACTGGATAACCGCGGAAGCCACTTCTATCTGGCAATGTATTGGGCAGAGGCGCTGGCTGAACAGACAAAAGACACAGAGCTGCAGGCGAAATTCGTCACCCTCACAAAAGAGCTTGTCGCCAACGAAGAGAAAATCGTTGAAGAACTGAATTCAGTCCAGGGACAGCCGGTAGATCTTGGCGCTTATTACTGCCCGGATGAGGAGACAATGACCGGCATTATGCGCCCCAGCACAACCTTTAATGCAATAATGGATGCGCTTGGTTAG
- the pntB gene encoding Re/Si-specific NAD(P)(+) transhydrogenase subunit beta, with protein MTEGMITVAYIAASVLFILALGGLSNQETARRGNLYGVIGMAIAIVATVLGAQVTGYATIIGCMVVGGAVGAFLAKRVEMTEMPELVAMLHSFVGLAAVLVGYSTYLDPTAHFEGVERTIHEIEIYIGVLIGAVTFTGSLAAFGKLKGIITSKPLMLPGRHWMNLGLGIACILLGSGFVGTESHSTGVILLIIMTVIALVYGVHMVMAIGGADMPVVVSMLNSYSGWAAAATGFMLSNDLLIVVGALVGSSGAILSYIMCRAMNRKFLAVIAGGFGTGGGSSSTSTGDVDQGEVIPVSAEETAEILKNAAEVVIVPGYGMAVAQAQYPVFELTKKLQAMDVNVRFAIHPVAGRLPGHMNVLLAEAKVPYDIVMEMDEINEDFPGTDAVLVIGANDIVNPDAQDNPDSPIAGMPVLECWKAKTAIVMKRSMATGYAGVQNPLFFKENTRMLFGDAKASVEAILANL; from the coding sequence ATGACTGAAGGTATGATAACGGTTGCCTATATTGCAGCCAGTGTTTTATTCATACTCGCCTTGGGTGGACTGAGTAATCAGGAGACTGCACGGCGGGGAAATTTATACGGCGTCATTGGTATGGCAATTGCCATAGTGGCAACCGTTTTGGGTGCCCAGGTAACGGGTTACGCCACAATTATCGGCTGTATGGTCGTCGGTGGTGCGGTTGGCGCTTTTCTGGCCAAACGGGTGGAGATGACCGAGATGCCGGAGCTGGTGGCGATGCTGCACAGCTTTGTCGGTCTGGCCGCCGTATTGGTGGGTTATTCCACTTATCTCGATCCCACTGCCCATTTTGAGGGTGTGGAGCGGACGATCCATGAGATCGAGATCTATATTGGTGTATTGATCGGTGCTGTGACCTTCACCGGTTCCTTGGCCGCCTTCGGCAAACTGAAAGGTATTATTACCAGTAAACCACTGATGCTGCCGGGACGTCACTGGATGAATCTGGGCCTTGGTATCGCCTGTATCCTGCTCGGCAGTGGTTTTGTCGGGACTGAATCTCACAGCACTGGGGTGATCCTGTTAATTATCATGACGGTGATTGCGCTGGTGTACGGTGTCCATATGGTGATGGCTATCGGCGGTGCTGATATGCCCGTTGTGGTCTCCATGCTCAACAGTTATTCCGGCTGGGCGGCAGCGGCCACCGGGTTCATGCTCTCCAATGATCTGCTGATCGTTGTTGGCGCACTGGTGGGCAGTAGCGGTGCGATCCTGAGTTACATCATGTGCCGTGCCATGAACCGTAAATTCTTGGCGGTGATTGCCGGTGGTTTTGGTACTGGAGGTGGTTCATCATCGACCTCCACCGGCGATGTCGATCAGGGTGAGGTGATCCCCGTCTCCGCAGAAGAGACGGCGGAGATTCTGAAGAATGCCGCTGAGGTTGTTATTGTTCCCGGCTATGGCATGGCGGTGGCTCAGGCTCAGTACCCGGTCTTTGAGCTGACCAAAAAGTTGCAGGCGATGGATGTCAATGTCCGCTTTGCCATTCACCCGGTGGCGGGCCGTTTGCCGGGCCATATGAACGTTCTGCTGGCTGAGGCCAAAGTCCCTTACGATATCGTTATGGAGATGGATGAGATCAATGAGGACTTTCCTGGGACCGATGCCGTGTTGGTGATTGGTGCCAATGACATCGTTAATCCGGATGCTCAGGATAACCCGGATAGCCCCATTGCGGGTATGCCGGTGCTTGAGTGCTGGAAGGCAAAAACAGCAATCGTGATGAAGCGCAGTATGGCGACCGGTTATGCGGGAGTACAGAATCCGCTCTTCTTCAAGGAGAACACCCGCATGCTGTTTGGTGACGCCAAGGCGAGTGTGGAGGCGATTCTGGCTAATCTTTAG
- a CDS encoding Re/Si-specific NAD(P)(+) transhydrogenase subunit alpha, translating to MKIGVPKEVHDGERRVALTPETAEQIRKLGFSVALEAGAGEKAHFSDDAYREAGVEIIDDVKALWAGSDIVMKVRAPECNPLLGVEETELLREGGHLISFVWPAQNEGLMDKLKARKATVMAMDSVPRISRAQKLDALSSMANIGGYRAVIEAANHFGRFFTGQITAAGKVPPAKFMIIGAGVAGLSAVGTAGAMGAVVRAFDTRPEVKEQVESMGAEFLELEFEEEAGGSGEGGYAKVMSKAFIDAEMKLFAEQAMEVDIIITTALIPGKPAPELITAGMVESMRDGSVVVDLAAEQGGNCALTEPGKIVTKHGVTIIGLSDLPSRLPTQSSQLYGTNLRHLLTDLTPEKDGQINVNMEDEVIRGVTVINQGEITWPPPAPKISAVPAKKEMATAAPPVEQEKEKPSAVKGTIGMAVAGLLMLGVGAVAPADFLAHFTVFVLACFIGYMVIWNVKPALHTPLMSVTNAISGIIVIGALLQVSGSSLLVNILAAIAILFATINIAGGFLVTQRMLKMFQK from the coding sequence GAGTTCCCAAGGAAGTCCATGACGGGGAGCGCCGCGTTGCGCTGACGCCGGAGACCGCGGAACAGATCCGGAAGCTGGGTTTTTCCGTGGCCCTGGAGGCGGGTGCAGGTGAAAAGGCACATTTCAGTGATGATGCCTACCGCGAAGCCGGTGTCGAAATTATTGACGATGTCAAAGCCCTGTGGGCCGGATCCGATATCGTTATGAAGGTGCGCGCCCCTGAATGCAATCCTCTCCTCGGCGTAGAGGAGACTGAGCTGTTACGGGAAGGTGGGCATCTGATCAGCTTCGTCTGGCCGGCACAGAATGAAGGCCTGATGGATAAGTTGAAGGCGCGTAAGGCGACAGTGATGGCGATGGATAGCGTCCCGCGCATATCCCGAGCCCAGAAACTGGATGCCTTGAGCTCCATGGCTAACATCGGTGGTTACCGGGCAGTAATCGAGGCCGCCAACCATTTCGGCCGTTTTTTCACCGGACAGATTACCGCGGCCGGCAAAGTGCCACCGGCAAAATTCATGATCATTGGCGCAGGTGTCGCAGGTCTTTCAGCCGTTGGAACCGCAGGTGCCATGGGTGCCGTGGTGCGTGCCTTCGATACCCGCCCTGAAGTGAAAGAGCAGGTGGAGAGCATGGGTGCCGAATTCCTCGAGCTTGAGTTCGAGGAGGAGGCAGGTGGCTCCGGCGAGGGTGGTTATGCCAAGGTGATGAGCAAAGCGTTCATCGATGCGGAGATGAAGCTGTTTGCCGAGCAGGCGATGGAGGTGGATATCATTATCACCACCGCACTGATTCCCGGAAAACCAGCGCCAGAATTGATTACCGCAGGCATGGTGGAGTCGATGCGCGATGGTAGTGTTGTTGTCGATCTTGCTGCCGAACAGGGTGGCAACTGCGCGCTTACCGAACCCGGCAAGATAGTGACCAAACACGGTGTCACCATCATCGGCCTGAGCGATCTACCCAGCCGTCTGCCGACCCAATCGAGCCAGCTCTATGGCACCAATCTGAGGCACTTGTTGACCGACCTGACTCCGGAAAAGGATGGTCAGATCAATGTCAATATGGAAGATGAGGTGATTCGCGGTGTCACTGTGATCAACCAGGGAGAGATCACCTGGCCTCCTCCGGCGCCGAAAATTTCAGCTGTTCCTGCGAAGAAAGAGATGGCAACCGCAGCGCCTCCGGTGGAACAGGAGAAGGAGAAGCCGAGTGCCGTTAAAGGCACCATTGGTATGGCCGTCGCCGGCCTGCTGATGCTGGGCGTGGGTGCAGTGGCCCCGGCCGATTTTCTGGCCCACTTCACGGTCTTTGTGTTGGCCTGTTTCATCGGTTACATGGTGATTTGGAATGTGAAGCCAGCCCTGCACACGCCACTGATGAGCGTAACCAATGCGATCTCGGGAATTATCGTTATCGGTGCCCTGCTTCAGGTATCGGGAAGCTCATTGCTGGTTAATATATTGGCGGCGATCGCAATTCTTTTCGCCACTATCAATATAGCCGGCGGCTTTCTTGTCACCCAGCGCATGCTGAAAATGTTCCAGAAATAG